The following DNA comes from Anaerostipes rhamnosivorans.
CCCATAAAATCCTGGGTCCCGGTCAGATACTGGAGAGGAATCCTCTCTGTAACTCTTCTCTCCAGCAATGCTTTGTATCTCTCTAATTCTTCCCCATCTTCCACCGGTGCAGTCATGGAAAACAAATAATCTTCCCTGCTAAGCGAAAAACTGTGGGAAAACAGATACCAGGCTTCCCCATCCGGGTTGTCGATCCCTGCCTCCCGAAGCTTTTGTGCACCGTAAGTGACCCAAATCTTCCTATTCACGTCTGTTCCTTTCCTTTTCCAGATAAGCCTTCCAGTCAAAAACACCTTCCACTGACTTGATCGCCACCTCGATCATACTCTCATCCGGCTCCTTTGTGGTCAAAAGCTGCAGACAAAGTCCTGGTTTACTCAACGCTGTGATCACCGGATTGTCTGAATTACCCGCCAGCCGGATGAATTCATAGGAGACTCCGGCGATGACTGGAACCAGAAGCAGCCTTAAAACCACCTTCATCCAGACTGTGTCTACCCGGATGAAAAAGAAAAACAGGATGCTGATGATCATGACAACAAACAAAAAACTGGTTCCGCACCGCTTGTGCAATCTGGAATACTTTTTAATGTTTTCCGGTGTCAGATCCTGCCCTGCCTCCAGGCAGTTGATGGTTTTGTGCTCTGCCCCGTGATACATAAAGACCCGCCGGATATCCTGCATCCTGGATATGAGAATGATGTAGCCTAAAAAGATACCCACCCGGATCAATCCTTCCAGCAGAAGAACCGCCGGACGGCTCATTCCCCATTGTTCAAATATATTGGAAAGAAAATACGGCAGCACCATAAACAGCCCGATAGCGATAGCGAAAGACAGAGCCACGATACATCCCATGAGAACCCCTTCCCACTTTTCGGAGAAGTGCCTGTTCAGCCACTGTTCCAGCCGGGACGGTTCCTCTTCTTCATCTTCTATAAAATCTGCGGAGTAGGTCAATGTTTTCATACCGACGACCATGGACTCCACAAAGTTTACGACTCCCCGCAGGATCGGAAGCTTTAAAACCGGATATCGGTCGGAAATACTCGTATAATGGTCGATCTTTGTCTCGATCTCTCCATCCGGCTTTCTCACGGATACTGCGTAACGGTCCTCATTCTTCATCATGACACCTTCCATGACCGCCTGTCCGCCAATCCTTACATTCATATTCTGTCCGTCCTTCCTGTTTCACTGCAATGCAATTGCTTATACAACAAAATAGGCTGAGATTTCTCAACCTCAACCTATCATTTCCCGTTTTCTACTTAGTACCATACTTACGATTGAACTTGTCAATACGTCCGCGAGCTTGAGTAGCTTTCTGTTGTCCAGTGTAAAAAGAATGACACTTAGAACAGATTTCAACGTGGATATCTTCCTTTGTAGAACCTGTTACAAATTCGTTACCGCAGTTGCAAACTACCTTTGCCTGATGGTATTCTGGATGGATTCCTTCGCGCATGTTTCTTCACCTCTTTGATCTTAGTTTATCTTAAACATTCCTTTTGTTTATTCTTAAACAGCTTTCTCATTATATCACAGCATCTCTTACAATGCAAATATTTTTTCGCTTATTTTCGCAACAGGGATTTCTTTGCGAAATCTACAAATTCACGGTTATTTTTTGTTCTCTTGAACATATTCAAAGCCTGTTCAAAAAACTCATCCGAACGGCCTCCGGATAATTCTTTGTGAAGAGCGCTGACCACAGACTGCTCATCCTTGGATAGCAAAAGATCATCCCGCCTTGTGCCGGACTTGGCAATATCCACCGCCGGAAAGATCCTGCGCTCTGAAAGATGGCGGCTTAACACCAGTTCCATATTTCCGGTACCCTTGAATTCCTCAAAGATCACGTCGTCCATCTTACTTCCCGTCTCTACCAGGGCCGTGGCGAGAATCGTAAGACTCCCCCCCTCCCGCATATTTCTGGCAGCCCCAAAAAACTTCTTCGGCATATGAAGAGCAGCTGGATCAAGCCCTCCGGTCAGCGTTCTTCCGCTGGGCGGCACCGTGAGATTATAGGCTCTTGCCAGCCTTGTGATACTATCTAAGAGAATCACCACGTCTTCTTTATGCTCCACTAGGCGTTTGGCTCTCTCCAGCACCATCTCTGACACCCGTTTATGGTGGTCAGGAAGTTCATCAAATGTAGAGTAAATGACTTCTACATTCTGGCCCTCCACGGACTCCTTGAAATCTGTCACCTCTTCCGGGCGCTCGTCAATGAGCAGGACGATCAGCTTGATATCCTCATAGTTCTGGCTGATACTCTGGGCCATCTGCTTTAACAGTGTTGTCTTACCTGTCTTTGGGGGCGATACAATCATCCCCCTCTGCCCTTTTCCCACCGGCGACAGGAGATCCACCATACGCATGGGAATAGTTGCCCGCTCTGTCTCCAGTTTTAATCTCTGATTCGGAAAAATTG
Coding sequences within:
- a CDS encoding DUF1385 domain-containing protein, whose protein sequence is MNVRIGGQAVMEGVMMKNEDRYAVSVRKPDGEIETKIDHYTSISDRYPVLKLPILRGVVNFVESMVVGMKTLTYSADFIEDEEEEPSRLEQWLNRHFSEKWEGVLMGCIVALSFAIAIGLFMVLPYFLSNIFEQWGMSRPAVLLLEGLIRVGIFLGYIILISRMQDIRRVFMYHGAEHKTINCLEAGQDLTPENIKKYSRLHKRCGTSFLFVVMIISILFFFFIRVDTVWMKVVLRLLLVPVIAGVSYEFIRLAGNSDNPVITALSKPGLCLQLLTTKEPDESMIEVAIKSVEGVFDWKAYLEKERNRRE
- the rpmE gene encoding 50S ribosomal protein L31, whose product is MREGIHPEYHQAKVVCNCGNEFVTGSTKEDIHVEICSKCHSFYTGQQKATQARGRIDKFNRKYGTK
- the rho gene encoding transcription termination factor Rho, with translation MVYESMSLLELRKAAKEKNLKGISGLKKQELIEYLKNNDNEHKQNEADLDKKTEQPREAKQERVPRDIKSLDSGRKANGILEVLPDGYGFIRCENYLPGENDIYVSPTQIRRFNLKSGDILCGAIRVKSQNEKFGALLFVESVNGYHPEAAARRKHFEDLTPIFPNQRLKLETERATIPMRMVDLLSPVGKGQRGMIVSPPKTGKTTLLKQMAQSISQNYEDIKLIVLLIDERPEEVTDFKESVEGQNVEVIYSTFDELPDHHKRVSEMVLERAKRLVEHKEDVVILLDSITRLARAYNLTVPPSGRTLTGGLDPAALHMPKKFFGAARNMREGGSLTILATALVETGSKMDDVIFEEFKGTGNMELVLSRHLSERRIFPAVDIAKSGTRRDDLLLSKDEQSVVSALHKELSGGRSDEFFEQALNMFKRTKNNREFVDFAKKSLLRK